A single region of the Plantactinospora soyae genome encodes:
- a CDS encoding helix-turn-helix domain-containing protein has protein sequence MIVRRAGMADVAVLAELRGIDGDKLRAYAGWVAAHAETHLPFVAEIDGHVVGAAWLLVTERLPSNESLRQPVPGGQPARSNVSRPGEAGVDLSTSVVGRSAGRLVVRACTTTGGRAGYRPVMTPRPSGDPGIGERIRARRLLRSWSIRYAASRAGISHATWSRIERGRQAADNRFTLADIAAALDCAPAELTGVPVPAADRDVVAAHAEVHAIRQALVDTDLSEPGARPSTSVTELARTVALVDTLRQACDYAGAARLMPNLLRDLHAETAGPDRAVALRLLCDVTFIASSVLRNLGRPADAWLGAERCRDAAEATDDVTLRGYAAYARASAAAACGSYQRGLALAERAVDELRGHTGQAGVGEVRGSLLLICALASRGRGRLDDSRAWSAEAAELAGRTGETSTMGLYFGPTNVAIWQIGIEADGGDPGQAAQIARATNPAAIPVGFRQVFYYADTARALTRLRGRDREAIRFLLTAERVAPQHVHTSALAHETTRALLDRSNRRAGGTELRGLAERLQITA, from the coding sequence GTGATCGTGCGCAGGGCCGGCATGGCGGACGTGGCGGTGCTCGCTGAGCTACGCGGCATCGACGGAGACAAGCTCAGGGCGTACGCGGGTTGGGTGGCCGCCCACGCGGAGACGCACCTGCCGTTCGTCGCCGAGATCGACGGGCACGTGGTCGGCGCCGCCTGGCTTCTCGTCACGGAACGGCTGCCCAGCAACGAGTCGCTGCGGCAGCCGGTTCCGGGCGGCCAGCCGGCCCGCAGCAACGTCAGCCGTCCCGGCGAGGCAGGCGTCGACCTTTCAACCTCTGTAGTCGGCCGGAGCGCCGGCCGGCTGGTGGTACGGGCATGTACCACAACCGGCGGGCGAGCGGGATACCGTCCGGTCATGACGCCACGACCGAGCGGTGACCCCGGCATCGGCGAGCGCATCCGGGCACGCCGCCTGCTTCGTAGCTGGAGCATCCGGTACGCCGCCAGCCGCGCCGGCATCTCGCACGCCACCTGGAGCCGGATCGAGCGGGGCAGGCAGGCTGCCGACAACCGCTTCACGCTGGCCGACATCGCGGCGGCGCTGGACTGCGCGCCGGCGGAGCTGACCGGTGTACCGGTACCGGCGGCTGATCGGGACGTGGTGGCCGCGCACGCCGAGGTACACGCCATCCGGCAGGCTCTGGTCGACACCGACCTGTCCGAACCGGGCGCCCGGCCCTCGACCTCGGTCACCGAGCTGGCTCGTACGGTCGCACTGGTCGACACGTTGCGGCAGGCGTGCGATTACGCCGGTGCCGCCCGCCTCATGCCGAACCTGCTGCGTGACCTGCACGCGGAGACCGCCGGCCCGGACCGCGCAGTCGCGTTGCGGTTGCTCTGCGACGTCACGTTCATCGCCTCGTCGGTACTGCGCAATCTCGGCCGCCCGGCCGACGCGTGGCTGGGCGCCGAGCGCTGCCGGGACGCAGCCGAGGCCACCGACGACGTGACGCTTCGGGGATACGCCGCCTACGCGCGTGCCTCCGCGGCCGCCGCCTGCGGCTCCTACCAGCGGGGACTCGCTCTGGCCGAACGGGCAGTGGACGAGTTGCGCGGGCACACCGGCCAGGCAGGCGTCGGCGAGGTGCGCGGCTCGTTACTGCTGATCTGCGCGCTGGCCAGCCGCGGCCGGGGACGCCTGGACGACAGCCGGGCCTGGTCGGCCGAGGCAGCCGAGCTGGCCGGCCGCACCGGCGAGACCTCCACGATGGGGCTGTACTTCGGTCCGACCAACGTCGCCATCTGGCAGATCGGTATCGAGGCGGACGGCGGCGATCCGGGCCAGGCCGCACAGATCGCCCGGGCCACGAACCCGGCGGCCATCCCGGTCGGCTTCCGGCAGGTGTTCTACTACGCCGACACCGCGCGGGCCCTGACCCGACTGCGTGGCCGGGACCGTGAGGCGATCCGCTTCCTGCTCACCGCTGAACGGGTGGCGCCCCAGCACGTACACACCTCGGCCCTGGCCCACGAGACCACCCGGGCCCTGCTGGACCGCTCGAACCGCCGCGCCGGCGGCACGGAACTCCGTGGCTTGGCCGAGCGCCTACAGATCACGGCCTGA
- a CDS encoding S9 family peptidase gives MSFPQLRARTRNFTLGLPQRFQIRGDGRQVLFTRTRAGDDPVACLWAYDVAARRERLLLDPRELALDDSDLPAAERRRRERARQLGGGITEYSCGADQSIVAVALGGGLVVLDTATGVTRTLVSASGVVDPRPDPTARLIGYVSGGGLHVVDVEGADVRTLAVPEATQVGYGLAEHVAAESMHRRRGWWWAPDGQRLVAARVDESRVQEWHVADLADPTAAPLTMRYPAAGTANADVSLIVLGIDGSRVDVDWDRSEFEYLAAVSWDRNGLTIAVQNRAQTCVRVLRVDPDTGASRVEHEQTDPAWVSLVPGVPARTTDGALVWTADIEDTRHLLVDGEPVTPSGLQVHEVLDVDGNTVLFAGSTDPTERQVWTWSAGAGLSQLTTAGVHSGHRAGGTTVLVSRSLDSPDAQISVRPADGSPARLTSDARTPPLTPRVDLFEAGSLRLRTAVLLPTGYRPDDGPLPVLMDPYGGPAAQRVLAAQSMFLTPQWFADQGFAVVIVDGRGTPGRGPRWERLVHGNRGTAPLDDQVDGLREAARRHPELDLTRVGIRGWSYGGYLAALAVLRRPDVFHAAIAGAAVVDQRLYDTHWQERFLGHPDDNPEAYDRNSLMRYAPELRRPLLLIHGLLDDNVHPAHMLRLSAKLLAAGRPHNVLPLPSGTHMVGEDVAAHLLEAQVQFLRTALGGDATARIPGE, from the coding sequence GTGAGCTTCCCTCAGTTACGGGCTCGTACCCGCAACTTCACCCTTGGTCTTCCTCAGCGGTTCCAGATCCGTGGGGACGGTCGTCAGGTGCTGTTCACCCGCACGCGTGCCGGCGACGATCCTGTCGCATGCCTGTGGGCGTACGACGTGGCGGCACGACGCGAGCGGCTGCTGTTGGACCCACGCGAGCTGGCTCTCGACGACAGTGACCTGCCCGCGGCTGAGCGCCGTCGCCGCGAGCGTGCCCGCCAGCTCGGTGGCGGAATCACCGAATACAGTTGCGGGGCCGACCAGTCGATTGTCGCGGTCGCGCTCGGCGGTGGGCTGGTGGTGCTCGACACGGCCACCGGCGTTACCCGGACTCTGGTGTCGGCCAGTGGCGTGGTCGATCCTCGGCCGGATCCGACCGCCCGACTCATCGGCTATGTCAGCGGCGGCGGTCTGCACGTCGTCGACGTCGAAGGTGCTGACGTGCGAACGCTGGCCGTGCCGGAGGCAACGCAGGTCGGTTACGGACTCGCCGAGCACGTTGCCGCCGAGTCGATGCACCGTCGGCGGGGCTGGTGGTGGGCCCCCGACGGTCAGCGCCTGGTCGCGGCGAGGGTGGATGAGAGTCGCGTACAGGAGTGGCACGTCGCCGACCTCGCCGATCCCACCGCCGCTCCGCTGACCATGCGATACCCGGCCGCAGGTACCGCCAACGCCGATGTCAGTCTGATCGTTCTCGGCATCGACGGGAGTCGGGTCGACGTCGACTGGGACCGGAGTGAGTTCGAGTACCTCGCCGCCGTGAGCTGGGACCGCAACGGTCTGACCATCGCCGTACAGAATCGGGCCCAGACCTGTGTACGGGTGCTGCGCGTCGATCCGGACACCGGCGCCAGCCGGGTCGAACACGAACAGACGGATCCAGCCTGGGTATCTCTGGTGCCCGGCGTACCAGCCCGTACCACCGACGGCGCTCTGGTCTGGACCGCCGACATCGAGGACACCCGGCACCTACTCGTCGACGGCGAGCCGGTCACGCCGTCCGGCCTGCAAGTGCACGAGGTTCTCGACGTCGACGGGAACACCGTGCTGTTCGCCGGCTCGACCGACCCGACCGAGCGGCAGGTGTGGACCTGGTCAGCTGGCGCCGGGCTGTCCCAGTTGACGACTGCCGGTGTACACAGCGGGCACCGGGCCGGCGGTACGACCGTCCTCGTAAGCCGCAGCCTGGACAGCCCGGACGCGCAGATCAGTGTGCGACCCGCCGACGGATCTCCGGCCCGGCTCACCAGCGACGCGCGAACGCCGCCGCTGACCCCTCGGGTCGACCTGTTCGAGGCCGGTTCGCTCCGGCTGCGTACCGCTGTGCTCCTGCCCACCGGCTACCGGCCTGACGACGGCCCACTTCCCGTGCTGATGGACCCGTACGGTGGGCCGGCAGCCCAGCGGGTGCTCGCCGCGCAGTCGATGTTCCTGACTCCGCAGTGGTTCGCCGACCAGGGCTTCGCCGTGGTGATCGTCGACGGACGCGGCACCCCGGGCCGCGGGCCGCGCTGGGAACGTCTGGTGCACGGAAACCGCGGCACCGCTCCGCTGGACGATCAGGTCGACGGCCTGCGCGAGGCGGCACGACGGCACCCCGAGCTGGACCTGACCCGCGTCGGAATCCGCGGCTGGTCCTACGGCGGCTACCTTGCGGCACTCGCCGTCCTGCGCCGCCCCGATGTCTTCCACGCCGCGATCGCTGGTGCCGCGGTCGTAGACCAACGCCTCTACGACACCCACTGGCAGGAGCGCTTCCTCGGCCACCCCGATGACAACCCGGAGGCGTACGACCGGAACTCACTGATGCGTTACGCCCCCGAACTGCGGCGCCCGCTGCTGCTGATCCACGGACTGTTGGACGACAACGTCCATCCGGCACACATGCTGCGGCTCTCCGCGAAGTTACTGGCCGCCGGCCGGCCACACAACGTGCTGCCACTACCGTCCGGCACCCACATGGTCGGCGAGGACGTCGCCGCCCACCTTCTGGAAGCACAGGTTCAATTCCTCCGTACGGCGCTGGGCGGTGACGCGACCGCGCGGATACCCGGCGAGTGA